A DNA window from Streptomyces parvus contains the following coding sequences:
- a CDS encoding SCO7613 C-terminal domain-containing membrane protein, translating into MEHVPPPAEELARLDRELAELDARRAQLLTRRAWLLAALRPPTPTAAPGWNPSAWGAPPAGPGAPAHPWGYVPPKRPSAPRSAQNVLLTLGGLLLTVAAIAFTLVSWGSMGIGGRSAVLAAVTAGALAAPAVLLRRGLNATAEALAALALVLTLLDAYAVHAVAAPDADGLGYTAVAAAVLAALWTAYGLALGKLHLPLPASVVLAQWPLLFGAWAADAPALVVGWALLATAVLDGAIALRVKGTGARVTACVGGSVTAFSALLVGLTLSVTASGPLGALAPGALLLTAAAVALAGAWRAPSGFARAGGVVAGLAAVSAVGGVPAAAVPEGWRVLAYLSAGLALTAVVRTRAPRDAAIGVLVASAAVVAGALVGAVPGLAAVLLGPVTPASDGWAGPPEGFRAALGSTLPWSELAAAPVVLAVSAGLLGSAYRWWPSVARIAAPLIARETPQAAGAAVPGAGGEPGAGVAEAGGTPVPGVPGAGTPNAGGVPGAAAHGTGAPWYAGGRTGTPWYAGGVPAARRRPSGAALRGAAGAGAAVLGWGALLLAGAVLDVPYAFAVAGETVLVAGLLALAVRAAGSGRDGSAAVPVTALVVAPAGAVSAGLLSLASEGASYAVFGALAALFAGAAVRAGAGVPRAVFAVAATVGGTVLTGFAGRSLGLAPHQAAPLVLLVPALTVLFGARLRRNPVALPVELTGALGALVAVGLAVPDAPFLALVLALCGVLAAGAAVRPERRPVAGCLAAALFVLATWVRLAASGVSFPEAYTLPVTVPALAVGFLRRRKDPEASTWTAYGPGLAATLLPSLAVAWSDPHWQRPLLLGVAALVVTLLGARYRLQALLLLGGAVLALDGLHELAPYVVQVAGALPRWLPPALAGLLLLVVGATYEQRLRDARRLKDALGRMR; encoded by the coding sequence ATGGAACATGTGCCCCCGCCCGCCGAGGAACTGGCCCGCCTCGACCGTGAACTGGCCGAGCTGGACGCCCGCCGGGCCCAGCTGCTGACCCGGCGCGCCTGGCTGCTGGCCGCGCTGCGGCCTCCCACGCCGACGGCCGCCCCGGGCTGGAACCCGTCGGCCTGGGGCGCGCCTCCCGCCGGCCCGGGCGCTCCGGCCCACCCGTGGGGCTACGTTCCGCCGAAGCGGCCGTCCGCGCCGCGCAGTGCGCAGAACGTCCTGCTGACGCTGGGCGGTCTGCTGCTGACGGTCGCGGCCATCGCGTTCACGCTGGTGAGCTGGGGCTCGATGGGGATCGGCGGCCGGTCGGCCGTGCTGGCGGCGGTGACCGCGGGGGCCCTGGCCGCCCCGGCGGTGCTGCTGCGGCGGGGCCTGAACGCCACCGCCGAGGCGCTGGCCGCCCTGGCCCTGGTGCTGACGCTGCTGGACGCCTACGCCGTCCATGCGGTGGCGGCCCCGGACGCGGACGGGCTCGGTTATACCGCCGTGGCGGCCGCGGTGCTCGCGGCGCTGTGGACGGCGTACGGGCTGGCGCTGGGGAAGCTGCACCTTCCGCTGCCCGCCTCCGTGGTCCTCGCCCAGTGGCCGCTGCTGTTCGGGGCGTGGGCCGCGGACGCTCCTGCGCTGGTGGTGGGGTGGGCGCTGCTGGCCACGGCGGTGCTGGACGGGGCGATCGCACTGCGGGTCAAGGGCACCGGGGCGCGGGTCACGGCGTGCGTCGGCGGATCGGTGACGGCGTTCTCCGCGCTGCTGGTGGGCCTGACGCTGTCCGTGACGGCCTCCGGGCCGCTCGGGGCTCTGGCGCCTGGTGCGCTGCTGCTGACGGCCGCGGCGGTGGCCCTGGCCGGGGCGTGGCGCGCGCCGAGCGGTTTCGCGCGGGCGGGCGGTGTGGTGGCCGGTCTCGCGGCGGTGTCCGCCGTGGGCGGCGTACCGGCGGCAGCGGTGCCGGAAGGCTGGCGGGTGCTCGCGTACCTGTCGGCCGGCCTCGCGCTGACGGCGGTCGTACGGACCCGGGCGCCGAGGGACGCGGCCATCGGCGTGCTGGTGGCGTCGGCGGCGGTGGTGGCCGGGGCCCTGGTGGGGGCGGTGCCGGGGCTCGCGGCGGTGCTGCTGGGCCCGGTGACGCCGGCGTCGGACGGGTGGGCGGGGCCGCCGGAGGGCTTCCGGGCCGCACTGGGCTCCACGCTGCCGTGGTCGGAGCTGGCCGCGGCCCCGGTGGTGCTCGCCGTGTCGGCCGGGCTGCTGGGGTCGGCGTACCGGTGGTGGCCGTCGGTGGCCCGGATCGCCGCACCGCTGATCGCACGGGAGACGCCTCAGGCGGCCGGGGCGGCCGTTCCAGGGGCCGGTGGAGAGCCGGGCGCCGGGGTGGCGGAGGCCGGCGGCACGCCGGTCCCGGGTGTGCCGGGCGCGGGGACCCCGAACGCGGGCGGTGTGCCCGGGGCGGCGGCGCACGGGACCGGAGCGCCCTGGTACGCCGGAGGCCGGACGGGAACCCCCTGGTACGCCGGTGGGGTGCCCGCTGCCCGCAGACGGCCGTCCGGGGCGGCTCTGCGCGGGGCTGCCGGTGCGGGGGCCGCGGTGCTGGGCTGGGGTGCGCTGTTGCTGGCCGGGGCCGTGCTGGATGTGCCCTACGCCTTCGCGGTGGCCGGGGAGACGGTTCTGGTGGCCGGTCTGCTGGCCCTGGCCGTACGCGCAGCGGGGAGCGGCCGGGACGGTTCGGCGGCCGTGCCGGTGACCGCGCTGGTAGTGGCGCCGGCCGGGGCGGTGAGCGCCGGGCTGCTGTCGCTGGCATCCGAGGGGGCTTCCTATGCGGTGTTCGGCGCGCTGGCGGCCCTGTTCGCCGGGGCCGCGGTCCGGGCGGGGGCCGGGGTGCCGCGTGCGGTGTTCGCCGTCGCCGCCACGGTCGGGGGCACCGTGCTCACGGGGTTCGCGGGCCGTTCCCTGGGGCTCGCCCCGCACCAGGCCGCGCCGCTGGTGCTCCTGGTGCCGGCGCTGACGGTGCTGTTCGGGGCCCGGCTGCGGCGGAACCCGGTGGCGTTGCCGGTGGAGCTGACGGGCGCGCTGGGTGCGCTGGTCGCCGTGGGGCTGGCGGTGCCGGACGCTCCGTTCCTGGCGCTGGTGCTGGCGCTGTGCGGGGTGCTGGCGGCGGGTGCGGCGGTGCGGCCGGAGCGGCGGCCGGTGGCGGGCTGCCTGGCGGCGGCGCTGTTCGTGCTGGCCACCTGGGTGCGGCTGGCGGCCTCGGGGGTGTCGTTCCCGGAGGCGTACACGCTGCCGGTGACCGTGCCCGCGCTGGCGGTCGGGTTCCTGCGGCGGCGCAAGGACCCGGAGGCGTCGACGTGGACGGCGTACGGGCCGGGGCTTGCGGCGACGCTGCTGCCGAGCCTGGCGGTGGCCTGGTCCGATCCGCACTGGCAGCGCCCGCTGCTGCTGGGCGTGGCGGCACTGGTGGTGACACTGCTGGGGGCGCGGTACCGCCTCCAGGCGCTTCTGCTGCTCGGCGGGGCGGTGCTGGCGCTGGACGGGCTGCACGAGCTGGCGCCGTACGTGGTGCAGGTGGCCGGGGCGCTCCCCCGCTGGCTGCCGCCGGCCCTGGCCGGGCTGCTTTTGCTGGTGGTGGGGGCGACGTACGAGCAGCGGCTGCGCGACGCCCGCCGGCTGAAGGACGCGCTGGGGCGGATGCGGTGA
- a CDS encoding 3'-5' exonuclease, with protein MMHWFEGPLAAFDTETTGVDVEQDRIVSAALVAQDTAGGRVRVTRWLVNPGVPVPPGATEIHGLTDDHLQRNGRWPAPVMDEIARALAESCATGRPLVVMNAPFDLTLLDRELRRHRASSLAGYLEGVPMRVVDPRVLDKHLDRYRKGRRTLTDLCARYEVVLDGAHDAAADATASLELVRAVCRRFSTRLERLSPSELHTLQATWHAAQARGLEAWFAKSGTPEAVDPSWPLRPELPAAA; from the coding sequence ATGATGCACTGGTTCGAAGGGCCGCTGGCCGCCTTTGACACGGAGACGACAGGCGTGGACGTCGAGCAGGACCGGATCGTCTCGGCCGCTCTCGTCGCGCAGGACACCGCGGGCGGTCGCGTCCGCGTCACCCGTTGGCTGGTCAATCCGGGGGTTCCGGTTCCGCCCGGGGCGACCGAGATCCACGGGCTGACCGACGATCACCTTCAGCGCAACGGGCGTTGGCCCGCCCCGGTGATGGACGAGATAGCCCGGGCGCTGGCGGAGAGCTGTGCGACGGGCCGGCCGCTGGTCGTGATGAACGCCCCCTTCGATCTGACGCTGCTGGACCGGGAGTTGCGGCGGCACCGGGCGTCGTCGCTTGCGGGGTATCTGGAGGGGGTGCCGATGCGGGTGGTGGACCCGCGGGTGCTGGACAAGCATCTGGACCGCTACCGCAAGGGCCGCCGTACGCTCACGGATCTCTGCGCACGGTACGAGGTGGTGCTCGACGGGGCCCATGACGCGGCGGCCGACGCGACGGCTTCGCTGGAGCTGGTGCGGGCGGTGTGCCGGCGGTTCTCGACCCGGCTGGAGCGGCTGTCGCCGTCGGAGCTGCACACCCTGCAGGCGACCTGGCACGCGGCCCAGGCGCGTGGCCTGGAGGCCTGGTTCGCGAAGAGCGGGACGCCGGAGGCGGTGGACCCGTCGTGGCCGCTGCGTCCGGAGCTGCCCGCCGCGGCGTGA
- a CDS encoding zf-TFIIB domain-containing protein, producing MMQCPKCHAQMNTYNRNGVQIEQCNGCRGIFLDYGELESLTRLESQWAQQAPPAPPAPQAYPAAPPAAHAPAWGAPQHGGHYGHHRQKGFGRMLFSS from the coding sequence ATGATGCAGTGTCCGAAGTGTCACGCGCAGATGAACACGTACAACCGCAACGGTGTTCAGATCGAGCAGTGCAACGGTTGCCGGGGGATATTCCTCGACTACGGCGAGCTGGAGTCCCTGACCCGCCTGGAGTCCCAGTGGGCCCAGCAGGCTCCTCCCGCGCCCCCCGCCCCGCAGGCCTACCCGGCCGCGCCTCCCGCCGCCCACGCCCCGGCCTGGGGCGCGCCGCAGCACGGCGGGCACTACGGCCACCACCGCCAGAAGGGCTTCGGCCGGATGCTCTTCTCGTCCTGA
- a CDS encoding SsgA family sporulation/cell division regulator — MNTTVSCELHLRLVVSSESSLPVPAGLRYATADPYAVHATFHTGAEETVEWVFARDLLAEGLHRPTGTGDVRVWPSRSHGQGVVCIALSSPEGEALLEAPARALESFLKRTDAAVPPGTEHRHFDLDTELSHILAES; from the coding sequence ATGAACACCACGGTCAGCTGCGAGCTGCACCTGCGCCTCGTTGTGTCGAGCGAGTCCTCACTGCCTGTACCCGCGGGCCTGCGGTATGCCACGGCCGATCCCTATGCCGTGCACGCCACCTTCCACACCGGAGCGGAGGAGACGGTCGAATGGGTATTCGCCCGTGACCTCCTCGCCGAGGGGCTGCACCGGCCCACCGGCACCGGAGACGTCCGCGTCTGGCCATCTCGTAGTCACGGTCAAGGCGTCGTATGCATCGCCCTGAGCTCCCCGGAGGGAGAAGCCCTGCTCGAAGCTCCGGCGCGGGCCCTGGAGTCGTTCCTGAAGAGGACCGACGCCGCGGTTCCGCCCGGCACCGAGCATCGTCACTTCGATCTCGACACGGAGCTCTCCCACATCCTGGCCGAGAGCTGA
- a CDS encoding chorismate-binding protein gives MSDLAPLARFDGLIASGLQDVTHDPAALDSSGFWAVSADFEGRIVCARFSDVRGEAVPPPVPGAWRGPAAGDWTSSLDRGAYTAGVRRIREHIAAGDVYQANLCRVLSAPLPGGGAGADVDALTALLARGNPAPYAGTIRLPGHGVEVATASPELFLRRDGRTVESGPIKGTGRTEDDLLEKDHAENVMIVDLVRNDLGRVCATGSVSVPDLCVVEKHPGLVHLVSTVRGRLADGAGWPELFAAAFPPGSVTGAPKSSALRIIAELERGPRGPYCGAIGWVDADRGTASLAVGIRTFWIDRTGPAPLLRFGTGAGITWGSDPEREWDETELKASRLLAVASGAYPETGRTA, from the coding sequence GTGTCCGACCTCGCCCCCTTGGCCCGTTTCGACGGCCTCATAGCCTCCGGTCTGCAGGATGTGACCCACGATCCCGCGGCGCTCGACTCGTCCGGCTTCTGGGCGGTATCCGCTGATTTCGAGGGCCGCATCGTCTGTGCCCGCTTCTCCGACGTACGCGGGGAAGCGGTGCCGCCTCCCGTGCCCGGAGCCTGGCGCGGCCCCGCGGCCGGGGACTGGACCTCCTCGCTGGACCGTGGCGCCTACACGGCGGGTGTGCGGCGGATTCGTGAACACATCGCGGCGGGCGACGTCTACCAGGCCAACCTCTGCCGGGTGCTGTCCGCACCGCTCCCCGGCGGCGGGGCCGGCGCCGACGTCGACGCCCTGACCGCCCTGCTCGCCCGCGGCAACCCCGCCCCGTACGCGGGAACGATCCGGCTGCCCGGCCACGGTGTGGAGGTCGCCACCGCTTCCCCGGAGCTCTTCCTCCGGCGCGACGGGCGGACGGTGGAGTCCGGGCCGATCAAGGGCACCGGCCGGACCGAGGACGATCTGCTGGAGAAGGACCACGCCGAGAACGTGATGATCGTGGACCTGGTCCGCAACGACCTGGGCCGGGTCTGCGCCACCGGCAGCGTGAGCGTGCCCGATCTCTGCGTGGTGGAGAAGCACCCTGGCCTCGTCCACCTCGTCTCCACCGTCCGGGGCCGGCTGGCCGACGGGGCGGGCTGGCCGGAGCTGTTCGCGGCGGCCTTCCCGCCCGGCTCTGTCACCGGCGCGCCGAAGTCCAGCGCGCTGAGGATCATCGCCGAGCTGGAACGGGGTCCGCGCGGGCCGTACTGCGGGGCGATCGGCTGGGTCGACGCCGACCGGGGCACGGCCTCGCTCGCCGTGGGCATACGGACGTTCTGGATCGACCGGACCGGGCCCGCGCCGCTGCTGCGGTTCGGCACCGGCGCCGGGATCACCTGGGGATCCGATCCGGAGCGCGAATGGGACGAGACCGAGCTCAAGGCTTCCCGGCTGCTCGCTGTAGCGTCGGGCGCGTATCCGGAGACAGGAAGGACCGCATGA
- a CDS encoding aminotransferase class IV: protein MRIWVNGGLRDADDARLSVLDHGLTVGDGIFETVRMSEGRPFALTRHLDRLTGSARGLGLADPDHDEVRHAVAAVIEANPVALGRLRITCTGGLSPLGSDRGDHGTSLVVALDAVSRRPDSTAVITVPWTRNERGALAGLKTTSYAENVVALARARERGASEALFPNTADRLCEGTGSNVFVVLSGRIHTPPVASGCLAGITRALTVEWTGAEETDLPMDVLAEADEVFLTSTLRDIQAVHRVDDRELAPEIGPVTAKAMRIFAERAGDDLDP from the coding sequence ATGAGGATCTGGGTCAACGGCGGACTGCGGGACGCCGACGACGCCCGGCTTTCGGTGCTCGACCACGGACTGACCGTGGGCGACGGCATCTTCGAGACGGTGCGTATGAGCGAGGGGCGCCCCTTCGCGCTGACCCGGCACCTCGACCGCCTCACCGGGTCCGCCCGGGGCCTCGGCCTGGCCGACCCGGACCACGACGAGGTCCGGCACGCCGTCGCCGCGGTCATCGAGGCCAACCCCGTCGCCCTGGGGCGCCTGCGGATCACTTGCACCGGCGGGCTGTCCCCGCTCGGCTCGGACCGGGGCGACCACGGGACGAGCCTCGTCGTCGCCCTCGACGCGGTGAGCCGCCGCCCGGACAGCACCGCGGTGATCACCGTCCCCTGGACCCGCAACGAACGCGGCGCGCTCGCGGGCCTGAAGACCACCTCGTACGCGGAGAACGTCGTCGCCCTGGCCCGGGCGCGGGAGAGGGGCGCGTCCGAGGCGCTGTTCCCCAACACCGCCGACCGGCTCTGCGAAGGCACCGGCTCCAATGTGTTCGTCGTCCTGAGCGGCCGCATCCACACCCCGCCGGTCGCCTCAGGCTGCCTCGCCGGGATCACCCGGGCGCTGACCGTGGAGTGGACGGGGGCCGAGGAGACCGACCTGCCGATGGACGTCCTCGCCGAGGCCGACGAGGTGTTCCTGACCTCGACCCTCCGCGACATCCAGGCGGTGCACCGGGTCGACGACCGGGAGCTGGCGCCGGAGATCGGGCCGGTGACGGCGAAGGCCATGCGGATCTTCGCCGAGCGGGCCGGCGACGACCTCGACCCGTAA
- a CDS encoding TIGR02611 family protein, translating to MNAESDERNGVAEQAPPTSATGESDREERELGSRAPGFIKASKALHLSWQVGVFVVGLGVVVAGVLMLVLPGPGWLVIFAGMAIWATEFVWAQLVLRWTKRKVTEAAQRALDPKVRRRNIILTTVGLVIMAVLVGVYVWKFGITMPWKISE from the coding sequence ATGAACGCGGAGAGTGACGAGCGGAACGGGGTCGCCGAACAGGCGCCCCCAACATCCGCCACGGGGGAATCGGACCGGGAGGAACGCGAGCTGGGCTCGCGCGCGCCGGGCTTCATCAAGGCGTCGAAAGCGCTCCACCTGAGCTGGCAGGTCGGCGTCTTCGTCGTCGGCCTGGGCGTCGTGGTCGCGGGCGTGCTCATGCTGGTGCTGCCCGGCCCCGGCTGGCTGGTGATCTTCGCCGGCATGGCGATCTGGGCGACCGAGTTCGTCTGGGCCCAGCTGGTGCTGCGCTGGACCAAGCGCAAGGTCACCGAGGCGGCGCAGCGGGCCCTCGATCCCAAGGTCCGGCGGCGCAACATCATCCTCACCACGGTGGGGCTCGTGATCATGGCGGTGCTGGTCGGGGTCTACGTCTGGAAGTTCGGCATCACCATGCCGTGGAAGATCAGCGAGTAG
- a CDS encoding aminoglycoside phosphotransferase family protein, with translation MTTTQTSVVHDLGTLAHRLSHPARTPCVCEPPQVLADRPDGTVVRSGAIVAKAHAADTDREALAARIALAAAPQLAGILLPPLTAPPPAAPTARPVTLWPLGAPVDPTDPGAAPWAQAADLLARLHRTTPPFPLPPMRGPAKAARAVARMRAAHQADATAPLRDPAALSVLAGWRALPAWARGEVPAPARRAGALCHGDLHLGQLVRHPAPDGPWLLIDMDDAGVGDPAWDLGRPAAWFAAGLLAPEDWSTFLDAYRSAGGPALPADGDPWPALDVPARALTVQTAAVALAKCAAEQRDPDGHEQLMIESCARIATLPPELATGPAT, from the coding sequence TTGACCACCACCCAGACCTCAGTAGTCCATGACCTGGGCACACTCGCGCACCGCCTCTCCCACCCCGCCCGGACGCCGTGCGTGTGCGAGCCGCCGCAGGTCCTCGCGGACCGGCCCGACGGCACGGTGGTGCGCAGTGGCGCGATCGTCGCGAAGGCCCACGCCGCGGACACCGACCGCGAGGCGCTGGCCGCCCGGATCGCCCTGGCCGCCGCCCCGCAGCTGGCCGGCATCCTGCTCCCGCCGCTCACCGCCCCGCCGCCCGCCGCACCCACCGCCCGCCCGGTCACCCTCTGGCCGCTCGGCGCGCCCGTGGACCCCACCGACCCCGGCGCAGCCCCCTGGGCCCAGGCCGCCGACCTGCTCGCCCGCCTCCACCGGACGACGCCCCCGTTCCCGCTGCCGCCGATGCGCGGCCCGGCCAAGGCGGCCCGGGCCGTCGCCCGGATGCGCGCGGCCCACCAGGCTGATGCGACCGCCCCGCTGCGTGACCCGGCCGCCCTCTCCGTACTGGCCGGCTGGCGGGCCCTGCCCGCCTGGGCGCGGGGCGAGGTCCCGGCCCCCGCGCGGAGGGCCGGGGCACTGTGCCACGGGGACCTGCACCTCGGTCAGCTCGTCCGCCACCCCGCCCCGGACGGGCCCTGGCTGCTCATCGACATGGACGACGCGGGGGTGGGCGATCCCGCCTGGGATCTCGGCCGGCCCGCCGCCTGGTTCGCGGCCGGACTCCTGGCCCCCGAGGACTGGTCCACCTTCCTGGACGCCTACCGCTCCGCCGGGGGACCGGCCCTTCCCGCCGACGGCGACCCCTGGCCCGCACTGGACGTCCCCGCCCGGGCGCTGACGGTGCAGACGGCGGCCGTCGCCCTCGCCAAGTGCGCCGCGGAGCAGCGGGATCCGGACGGGCACGAACAGCTGATGATCGAATCCTGTGCCCGAATCGCTACGTTGCCGCCCGAGTTGGCCACCGGTCCCGCGACGTAG
- a CDS encoding CGNR zinc finger domain-containing protein: MLIPHDTRIALDTVVDLMNTAPESEPPPDGTEDGLVDVTSLYAFAQRHHISGVGRLGEKDLAAVRDVRDRFAEVFAAPDPRTAADLVNRLVAAAGTTPQLTDHDGYDWHVHYFAPDASIADHLAADCGMALAFIIVAGEQERLRRCEAPDCGHAFVDLSRNRSRRYCSSRTCGNRLHVAAYRARRKEAAG, encoded by the coding sequence GTGCTGATCCCTCACGACACCCGGATCGCCCTCGACACGGTGGTCGATCTGATGAACACCGCGCCGGAGAGCGAGCCGCCGCCGGACGGGACCGAGGACGGGCTCGTCGATGTCACATCGCTGTACGCCTTCGCGCAGCGGCATCACATCAGCGGTGTCGGCAGGCTCGGCGAGAAGGACCTGGCCGCCGTACGGGACGTACGGGACCGTTTCGCCGAGGTCTTCGCGGCGCCCGACCCCCGGACCGCAGCCGACCTGGTCAACCGGCTCGTGGCGGCGGCCGGGACCACCCCGCAGCTCACCGACCACGACGGCTACGACTGGCACGTGCACTACTTCGCCCCGGACGCCTCGATCGCCGACCATCTCGCGGCCGACTGCGGCATGGCGCTGGCCTTCATCATCGTGGCGGGCGAGCAGGAGCGGCTGCGGCGCTGCGAGGCCCCGGACTGCGGGCACGCGTTCGTCGACCTGTCGCGCAACCGCTCCCGCCGCTACTGCTCCAGCCGTACGTGCGGGAACCGGCTCCACGTCGCGGCGTACCGGGCCCGGCGCAAGGAAGCCGCGGGCTGA
- a CDS encoding GNAT family N-acetyltransferase — MTTTLRPSGPLQQGADGARARHYDVCDNGRPVGSVAISTDDAFGPTAGVLRSLSVEESRRRRGRGVIAALAAEEVLRGWGCTRVRVEVPADNDPARRLADALGYTERSRNMVKDLGPDTVPLPAGLTSRDMSEEEFAAWRQDAVRAYAQSWTDRGVEPEQARLKSETDHAAHLPDGLATEGMRFRVLLQADEVVGHVWVALREQEPGGAAGFVFDVEVREGHRGRGHGRALMLLAEDITRAWRVDRLGLHVFASNTPALRLYESLGYTTTRYNLAKAL; from the coding sequence ATGACGACGACACTCCGGCCGTCCGGGCCGCTTCAGCAGGGCGCCGACGGCGCGCGGGCCCGCCACTACGACGTGTGCGACAACGGGCGGCCCGTCGGCTCCGTCGCGATCAGCACCGACGACGCGTTCGGCCCGACCGCCGGAGTGCTGCGCTCCCTCAGCGTGGAGGAGTCCCGGCGCAGGCGCGGCCGGGGCGTCATCGCGGCGCTCGCCGCCGAGGAGGTGCTGCGGGGGTGGGGCTGCACCCGGGTACGGGTGGAAGTCCCCGCCGACAACGATCCGGCCCGACGTCTCGCGGACGCCCTCGGCTACACCGAGCGCAGCCGCAACATGGTCAAGGACCTCGGCCCGGACACCGTCCCGCTGCCCGCGGGTCTCACCTCGCGCGACATGAGCGAGGAGGAGTTCGCCGCCTGGCGGCAGGACGCGGTGCGGGCGTACGCGCAGAGCTGGACCGACCGCGGCGTCGAGCCCGAGCAGGCCCGGCTCAAGTCCGAGACCGACCACGCGGCCCACCTGCCGGACGGACTGGCGACCGAGGGGATGCGCTTTCGGGTGCTGCTCCAGGCCGACGAGGTCGTCGGCCATGTGTGGGTGGCCCTGCGGGAGCAGGAGCCGGGCGGCGCCGCAGGATTCGTCTTCGACGTCGAGGTGCGCGAGGGGCACCGGGGCCGGGGCCACGGCCGGGCCCTGATGCTGCTCGCCGAGGACATCACCCGTGCATGGCGCGTGGACCGGCTCGGCCTGCACGTCTTCGCGTCCAACACCCCGGCCCTGCGGCTGTACGAGTCCCTGGGCTACACGACGACGCGGTACAACCTGGCCAAGGCGTTGTAG
- a CDS encoding DsbA family protein encodes MSDSTPAAPVVLDLWCDLECPDCHRALDDVRALRARYGDRLEIRLRHFPLEKHKHAFAAAQAAEEAVEQGQGWPYIEALLSRTDDLGRTGEPVLLDVARELGLESEEFDTALIDGRHLLIVDADHAEGKAIGVTGTPTYVIGDERLDGGKSQDGLRERIEEIVDRTLAAQDR; translated from the coding sequence ATGAGCGATTCCACCCCCGCGGCACCGGTCGTCCTCGACCTCTGGTGCGATCTCGAATGCCCCGACTGCCACCGCGCCCTCGACGACGTACGTGCCCTGCGCGCCCGGTACGGGGATCGCCTCGAGATCCGGCTGCGGCACTTCCCGCTGGAGAAGCACAAGCACGCCTTCGCCGCGGCCCAGGCCGCCGAGGAGGCCGTCGAGCAGGGCCAGGGCTGGCCGTACATCGAGGCCCTGCTCTCCCGGACCGACGACCTCGGCCGCACGGGCGAGCCGGTGCTCCTCGACGTGGCCCGCGAACTGGGCCTGGAATCCGAGGAGTTCGACACGGCGCTGATCGACGGCCGGCATCTGCTGATCGTCGACGCCGACCACGCCGAGGGCAAGGCGATCGGCGTCACGGGCACGCCCACCTATGTGATCGGCGACGAGCGACTGGACGGCGGCAAGAGCCAGGACGGGCTGCGCGAGCGGATCGAGGAGATCGTCGACCGGACCCTCGCCGCCCAGGACCGGTAG
- a CDS encoding DUF4365 domain-containing protein — protein sequence MALAQPDPGGTARAEPFGPRPPQQPDAPLRGSLATTACMETLQVGYLHAVAAAAGCSLSQPFPDNGIDWHVSHGAPTHTVDDEVTIKVQLKCTYQIPPHPAGGAFSFTLDNAHLAKLARSPVTVHKILVVMIVPRSQDDWLRAGPGGLDLRHCCYWTNLAGHAVTGRYRTTVRIPTSRIFDDRALCDIMARVGAGGRP from the coding sequence ATGGCGCTCGCGCAGCCCGACCCCGGGGGAACCGCCCGCGCCGAGCCCTTCGGGCCCCGGCCGCCGCAGCAGCCGGACGCGCCGCTGCGCGGCTCCCTCGCCACCACCGCCTGCATGGAGACCCTTCAGGTGGGCTATCTGCACGCCGTCGCGGCGGCGGCGGGATGCTCCCTGTCCCAGCCCTTCCCCGACAACGGCATCGACTGGCACGTCAGCCACGGCGCCCCCACCCACACCGTCGACGACGAAGTCACCATCAAGGTGCAGCTCAAGTGCACCTACCAGATACCGCCGCACCCGGCGGGCGGGGCGTTCTCCTTCACCCTCGACAACGCCCACCTCGCCAAACTCGCCCGCAGCCCGGTGACGGTGCACAAGATCCTGGTCGTGATGATCGTGCCCCGCAGCCAGGACGACTGGCTGCGCGCCGGGCCCGGCGGCCTCGACCTGCGCCACTGCTGCTACTGGACCAACCTGGCCGGCCACGCGGTGACGGGCCGGTACCGGACCACTGTGCGCATCCCGACCTCGCGGATCTTCGACGACCGCGCACTCTGCGACATCATGGCCCGGGTCGGGGCCGGAGGGAGACCCTGA